One window of Theileria equi strain WA chromosome 2 map unlocalized gcontig_1105316255051, whole genome shotgun sequence genomic DNA carries:
- a CDS encoding protein transport protein Sec61, putative (encoded by transcript BEWA_045060A) → MGKGFRVLNLIKPVMPILPEVKTPTRKVLFKEMVMWTGMSLFIFLVCCQIPIYGAITNKSSDPFYWMRVILASNRGTLMELGISPIVTSSMVMQLLAGSKIIDIDQSLKEDRDLYQAAEKLLGLLVTLGEAVAYVISGMYGDVSEIGVVKSVLIILQLFFAGVVVILFDEMLQKGYGLGSGISLFIATNICETILWKAFSPTTISTDKGTEFEGALISLFYCFFAKENRLSAFKEAFYRSHAPNVTNLLATALIFVIVIYLQGFRVDLPIKYQNMRGQRGTYPIKLFYTSNIPIILQTALVSNLYFFSQLIYRRYKGNIFANILGQWQETEHGSSIPIGGIAYYLSPPVTFKDIINDPIHTLVYITFVLVSCAIFSKTWIEISGSSAKDVARQLRDQRIGMVGHRDSSPSLTKVFSRYVPTAAAFGGMCIGALTILADFLGALGSGTGILLAVTIIYQYYEIMIREQERSGSLLYS, encoded by the exons ATGGGTAAAGGAT TTCGGGTTCTTAACTTAATTAAGCCTGTAATGCCCATTCTCCCGGAGGTAAAAACTCCCACGAGAAAG GTATTATTCAAGGAAATGGTCATGTGGACAGGAATGTCGCTCTTCATATTTTTGGTGTGCTGCCAAATACCAATCTATGGAGCAATTACCAACAAATCATCTGATCCGTTTTATTGGATGAGAGTTATTCTGGCTTCCAACCGCGGAACTCTCATGGAGCTGGGCATTTCCCCAATTGTCACCTCCTCTATGGTCATGCAACTTTTAGCTGGTTCCAAGATCATAGATATCGATCAATCTCTCAAAGAAGATCGTGATTTGTATCAAGCTGCagaaaaat TGCTTGGTTTGCTTGTGACTCTTGGAGAAGCTGTTGCGTATGTCATCAGTGGTATGTATGGTGATGTCTCAGAAATCGGAGTTGTTAAATCGGTATTAATCATACTCCAGCTCTTCTTTGCTGGTGTGGTTGTCATTTTGTTCGATGAAATGTTGCAAAAGGGTTATGGATTGGGATCTGGTATATCTCTTTTCATCGCAACAAACATCTGTGAGACCATTTTGTGGAAAGCCTTTAGTCCCACCACCATCAGCACGGACAAGGGTACTGAATTTGAGGGTGCTCTCATATCCTTGTTCTATTGCTTTTTCGCAAAGGAAAACCGCCTTTCTGCATTTAAGGAGGCATTTTACAGGAGCCATGCACCAAACGTTACCAATTTGCTTGCGACAGCTCTTATTTTTGTAATTGTTATTTACCTTCAAGGATTCAGGGTTGACTTGCCCATCAAGTACCAGAATATGCGTGGGCAAAGGGGAACCTATCCTATCAAGCTCTTTTATACCTCTAACATTCCAATCATTCTCCAAACCGCCTTGGTGTCCAACCTGTATTTCTTCTCCCAACTTATCTACAGGAGATACAAGGGCAATATCTTTGCAAACATTCTTGGACAATGGCAAGAAACTGAGCATGGATCTTCCATTCCAATTGGTGGCATAGCCTACTACCTATCACCTCCAGTGACATTCAAGGATATTATCAACGATCCAATTCACACATTGGTTTATATAACATTCGTCTTGGTATCGTGCGCCATCTTCTCAAAAACTTGGATCGAAATCTCTGGAAGTTCCGCCAAGGACGTTGCAAGGCAACTCAGAGATCAGAGAATTGGTATGGTCGGACATAGGGATTCATCTCCATCCCTAACAAAGGTATTCAGCAGGTATGTACCAACTGCTGCCGCATTCGGTGGTATGTGCATTGGCGCACTAACAATCCTCGCCGACTTTTTGGGAGCTCTCGGAAGTGGTACTGGTATCTTGCTTGCTGTCACAATTATATATCAATACTATGAAATTATGATTAGAGAGCAAGAGAGATCAGGATCGCTACTCTACTCTTAA